Proteins encoded in a region of the Anopheles aquasalis chromosome 2, idAnoAquaMG_Q_19, whole genome shotgun sequence genome:
- the LOC126575079 gene encoding ovochymase-2 yields MTKSNISSSECVARHENLRDFEDSMVSKSDNFQQVQYSKSRFSYTQVDMFKVRIVPSGTEKTSKRHCYGSLIGPKFVISSASCLKQHEGQTYEVEMGQLYSYQKDEGYRAIVAALKVHYHPEFDALTSANDVALVELVSSVHNFSKNYVPACIWTHEKLPVDLFQINGYTPFNENDDLATRTQQKYVTAGVYDECVDKLESNQFCAGFPTALPPNTCHNSIGSAMSRSLYTFDRFYEYIFAINSKGENCGFNWPTIFTKITPYIQWIDSVIFAPKDGTKGTCVYLKQCPKLNKEAQEGNSIVASSSCSYGKHSELVVCCSDESYLREESQRPQLVAAVEELENCPNLYHEFRGNKSPYRIDNFPTYPYLVRIDDGENRSCNGTIVSKQFILTTAGCYQNLGHENVTIVAGNTTRQRLAVKDTFVHPEYTNDSTEYNLVLLRLKKPLSIDNETIPACLWNNQSHTPLRLEEVYSNPNSTHQYYYPLFSKECERKHNTTVKAHHLCVEQDLMFYQDRRSVMQDAGNGLVSHFAQGVNEYKVTYLVGLYAEAGHSFEDASDSDYIKPSTYTVYQRISEYYNWIRNVILISMQEA; encoded by the exons ATGACTAAAAGCAACATTTCTTCATCTG AATGCGTTGCACGCCACGAAAATTTGCGAGACTTCGAAGATAGTATGGTTTCCAAAAGCGATAACTTTCAGCAAGTTCAATACTCGAAAAGCAGATTTTCCTATACCCAGGTGGATATGTTCAAGGTGCGTATCGTACCAAGTGGCACAGAGAAAACATCCAAACGCCACTGTTACGGTTCCTTGATTGGGCCAAAATTTGTGATCAGCTCGGCCAGTTGCTTGAAACAACACGAAGG TCAAACCTATGAGGTGGAGATGGGACAACTGTACAGCTACCAAAAAGATGAGGGATATCGAGCCATAGTTGCCGCGCTAAAGGTACATTATCATCCGGAATTCGATGCGTTGACCTCTGCGAACGATGTAGCACTAGTGGAATTGGTATCGTCTGTCCATAA CTTTTCCAAAAACTATGTTCCTGCCTGCATCTGGACACATGAGAAGCTTCCAGTTGATTTGTTCCAAATCAATGGGTATACACCTTTCAACGAAAATGATGATTTAGCCACCAGAACCCAACAAAAGTACGTGACCGCTGGTGTGTACGACGAATGTGTCGATAAACTGGAATCGAACCAGTTCTGTGCCGGATTTCCCACCGCACTGCCACCGAATACCTGCCACAACAGTATTGGGTCAGCAATGTCACGGTCGCTGTATACGTTCGATCGCTTCTACGAGTATATCTTTGCTATCAATAGCAAAGGAGAGAACTGTGGTTTTAACTGGCCAACCATATTCACCAAGATCACACCGTATATTCAGTGGATTGATAGTGTGATTTTTGCACCAAAAG ATGGTACGAAAGGTACCTGTGTCTATCTGAAGCAGTGTCCTAAGTTGAACAAGGAAGCGCAGGAAGGAAACAGCATAgtagcgtcatcgtcgtgttCGTACGGGAAGCATAGCGAGTTAGTAGTGTGCTGTTCTGATGAGAGTTACCTGCGTGAAGAATCACAGCGACCACAGCTAGTGGCGGCGGTTGAAGAGCTCGAGAACTGTCCCAATCTGTACCATGAGTTCAGAGGCAACAAATCACCCTACAGGATAGACAATTTTCCAACCTATCCGTATTTG GTTCGCATTGATGACGGCGAGAATCGCTCATGCAACGGAACGATCGTTTCGAAACAGTTCATCCTCACTACGGCTGGTTGTTATCAGAATCTTGGGCACGAAAATGTTACGATCGTTGCTGGAAACACCACTCGTCAGAGGCTCGCCGTAAAGGATACATTTGTTCATCCCGAGTATACAAACGATTCTACGGAGTACAATCTAGTGTTGCTTAGACTGAAGAAACCGCTATCAATCGATAACGAAACGATCCCTGCTTGCCTGTGGAACAACCAGTCTCATACACCATTGCGACTGGAGGAAGTGTACAGTAACCCTAACTCCACTCATCAATACTACTATCCACTGTTCTCGAAAGAGTGCGAACGGAAGCATAACACGACTGTGAAGGCACATCATTTATGCGTCGAGCAAGATCTTATGTTCTATCAAGATCGACGATCCGTGATGCAAGATGCTGGCAATGGACTGGTAAGCCACTTTGCGCAGGGTGTGAACGAATACAAGGTGACATACCTGGTGGGTTTGTATGCAGAGGCGGGTCATTCGTTTGAAGatgcttccgattccgattatATCAAACCTTCAACCTACACTGTATATCAACGAATCAGCGAGTACTATAATTGGATTAGAAACGTGATACTAATATCAATGCAGGAGGCATAA
- the LOC126571486 gene encoding aminopeptidase N-like yields MNNNSSNNKMQIRESLGMEANDGGTTVEGGRGYLITRMTLVATVAIVCCLLLGSGLLIYHFSSCEEQQYHTSHQHTTLCEHQHSTLDYNNHQQQQQQHQQPTTTSATLSAHQEESDPVEDVTATTNRVADMTNSTSIPTVEDTSARSSLIDEQHSSPKENLRLPRSLIPLTYDIRLKPWLDEDNFTFYGTVDIVVSVLENCNNVTLHAVALNILDATVEWYGMENDDDEATEIPHSSEHGIARRYVEIDHNITIASKQFYVLMLKQDLQKGEQYVVRIRYEGILNDYLQGFYRSSYTMNNETKWIATTQFQPTDARRAFPCFDEPALKAKFTISIARKKNNMISLSNMPRLHSYDATEPELQGYVWDAYQQSVPMSTYLVAFVVCDYVNISNGNFSVWTRADAISSARYALSVGPKLLKFLEGFFHIDYPLPKLDMIALPDFSAGAMENWGLITYRETAMLYEENVSAISNKQHVITVVAHELAHQWFGNLVTPSWWTDLWLNEGFASYMEYLGVDAVEPAWKSMEQFVVNELHNVFSLDALSSSHQISVEVHNPEEIHEIFDKISYGKGATIIRMMDHFLTTDVFKQGLTNYLNHKKYQSATQDDLWEYLTNEARSSGVFDEHTSVKEIMDTWTLQTGFPVVSVRRDYETDSIVLQQARFSLGNGAQNGTSDGERFLWWIPITYTTLGESNFQETKPNIWMKAEEMLVISNHDIPSHDWLIVNLQQTGYYRVNYDERNWQLIVNHLQDRTKFKTIAASNRAQLIDDALNLARAGYLDYSVALNVTRYLVHETEYVPWKAAISALSYIDSMLVRTRHYGLFKKYSMDLLEDIYNQVGFEDHRDDPLLTVYKRITILKTVCHLGSKDCVNHCIRKFYEWMHEANPDINNPVSPNLKSTVYCTAIKYGDETEWNFAWERFQKATVASEKEILLSALGCSRVPWILTRFLENSMSDEYGIRKQDAFRVFLSVSDNVIGQSLAFDYMRNNWIKMKSYFGSAMSNLNIILKYSTKRFNTESELLELKEFAETHLKDSGRTIQQSVERTEANIECYLRSVYSDYCHVVQVLNADTVCLGVLVNEYYILTTAGCVPDDWKLVHVQLVSGWNISIVERLEYQDYKTLNITKDKAPVLLRINGTTSLPYDNTAACLWPQTNLVSYAKVQEVAFDPTLSKMIQNTTICSTAKQEVCLGKTFTEWCHRKPSSSILQIRDLDKYSMHPMLVGLFCDEQQQLVPVASYAGWIRDVISSDRILFNMPNRGLGEKCITSKDKEGVCLRLESCPRFFAGLKRKTQNITSIEQCGFDGSDVLHCCPNEDLLKSESNRPKLDAIVQEVEHCHELYDVYRRTTKEQQLHSQLALIRNEADKVICTGTLISRKFVLTAAQCVLQIKAVKSTVKIGVTATYDQVIQVRKVASIVVHPLFEPQSTHYNVAILELDTPILVTEYSVPACMWPESERMPTKLTSTGYDATANAVTVNVVNPLYYMNCRLKYYRNLTLTETCVLPDTDGSFCGDEPSACSESGTGMYSTVYMNYDWRPVTYVVGVYSNGAQCAQDGPAIYTRVSEYFAWIKSELYRISQDA; encoded by the exons ATGAAcaataacagcagcaacaacaaaatgcaGATCCGTGAATCATTGGGAATGGAGGCAAATGACGGTGGTACAACAGTCGAGGGTGGTCGGGGCTATCTGATCACCCGTATGacactggtggccaccgtagCTATCGTGTGTTGCTTGCTTCTCGGGTCGGGTCTTTTGATTTACCACTTTTCATCGTGCGAGGAGCAACAGTACCATACCTCCCATCAACACACGACACTGTGCGAACATCAACACTCTACCTTGGACTACAAtaatcaccaacaacaacagcagcagcatcagcaaccaacaacaacatcagcaacactTTCAGCGCACCAGGAAGAGTCCGATCCTGTAGAGGATGTTACTGCAACGACGAACCGAGTCGCTGATATGACTAACAGCACGAGCATACCGACGGTCGAAGACACATCGGCCAGATCGTCGTTGATCGATGAGCAACACAGTTCGCCAAAGGAAAACTTACGTTTGCCTCGATCGCTGATACCGTTAACCTACGACATACGCCTGAAACCGTGGCTCGACGAGGATAACTTTACTTTCTACGGTACGGTGGATATCGTCGTAAGCGTGCTCGAGAACTGCAACAACGTCACTCTACATGCGGTCGCTCTGAACATTCTGGATGCTACGGTCGAATGgtatggaatggaaaacgacgacgacgaagccacGGAAATACCACACTCCAGCGAGCACGGTATTGCAAGGCGGTATGTTGAAATTGATCATAACATCACGATAGCCAGCAAGCAGTTTTATGTCCTGATGCTAAAGCAGGACCTTCAGAAAGGTGAACAGTATGTGGTCCGTATTCGGTATGAGGGCATACTGAACGACTACCTGCAAGGATTCTACCGTAGCTCTTACACCATGAACAACGAGACAAA GTGGATAGCAACGACACAgttccaaccgaccgatgctCGGCGAGCGTTCCCATGTTTTGATGAGCCAGCACTAAAGGCAAAGTTTACTATTAGCATCgcaagaaagaagaacaacatGATTTCACTATCAAATATGCCTCGTTTACATTCGTACGACGCAAC GGAACCGGAGCTTCAAGGATACGTTTGGGATGCCTATCAGCAATCGGTACCAATGTCCACCTACTTGGTGGCGTTCGTTGTGTGCGATTATGTCAACATCTCGAACGGCAACTTTTCCGTGTGGACCCGTGCTGACGCCATTAGCTCGGCCCGATACGCACTGAGCGTAGGACCCAAGTTGCTCAAGTTCCTGGAAGGTTTCTTCCACATCGACTACCCACTGCCGAAGCTGGATATGATCGCACTGCCTGACTTTAGTGCCGGTGCGATGGAGAACTGGGGTCTCATTACTTACCGTGAAACGGCCATGCTGTACGAGGAGAATGTGTCCGCCAtcagcaacaagcagcacGTGATAACCGTAGTGGCACACGAACTTG CACACCAATGGTTTGGCAATCTCGTGACACCGTCCTGGTGGACCGATCTGTGGCTAAATGAAGGGTTTGCCAGCTACATGGAATACCTGGGCGTGGACGCGGTCGAGCCAGCCTGGAAATCGATGGAGCAGTTCGTGGTGAATGAACTGCACAACGTGTTTTCGCTCGATGCGCTCTCCTCGTCGCACCAGATCTCTGTAGAGGTGCACAATCCAGAGGAGATTCATGAAATCTTTGACAAGATATCGTACGGCAAGGGTGCAACGATCATTCGGATGATGGACCATTTCCTAACGACCGACGTTTTTAAGCAAGGGCTGACCAACTATCTTAACCACAA GAAGTATCAAAGCGCCACTCAGGATGATCTTTGGGAATACTTGACGAACGAGGCGCGCAGTAGCGGTGTGTTCGATGAGCACACCTCGGTAAAGGAGATCATGGACACCTGGACACTGCAAACCGGCTTTCCGGTGGTCTCGGTGCGGCGAGACTACGAAACGGACAGCATCGTACTGCAGCAGGCTCGCTTTTCTCTCGGGAACGGTGCACAGAACGGAACGAGTGACGGTGAACGCTTCCTGTGGTGGATACCGATAACGTACACGACGCTCGGTGAAAGTAACTTCCAAGAAACGAAGCCAAACATCTGGATGAAGGCGGAAGAAATGCTTGTCATTAGCAATCACGACATCCCTAGCCACGACTGGTTGATTGTGAATCTACAGCAAACAG GATACTATCGAGTAAATTATGACGAGCGCAACTGGCAGCTGATCGTTAACCATCTGCAGGATCGCACCAAGTTTAAAACGATTGCCGCATCGAACCGTGCTCAGCTGATCGACGATGCGCTCAATCTGGCACGTGCCGGATACCTGGATTATAGTGTAGCACTAAATGTTACTCGCTATCTGGTCCACGAAACCGAGTACGTTCCGTGGAAGGCTGCGATTTCGGCGTTGAGCTACATCGACTCGATGCTGGTGCGCACGCGCCATTATGGACTCTTTAAG AAATATTCCATGGACCTGCTCGAGGACATTTACAATCAGGTGGGTTTCGAGGATCATCGAGATGATCCCTTGCTGACCGTGTACAAACGAATAACCATCCTGAAAACAGTCTGCCATCTGGGAAGTAaggattgtgtgaaccattgCATTCGCAAGTTTTACGAATGGATGCATGAAGCGAACCCGGACATTAATAATCC TGTTTCGCCAAATCTTAAGAGTACTGTCTATTGTACCGCTATCAAGTATGGtgacgaaacggaatggaacttTGCCTGGGAACGATTCCAGAAGGCCACCGTCGCCAGCGAAAAGGAGATACTGCTGTCCGCACTTGGCTGCTCACGGGTACCCTGGATTCTTACGCGCTTCCTGGAAAACTCTATGTCGGACGAGTATGGCATTCGGAAACAGGATGCCTTCCGGGTGTTTCTCTCCGTCTCGGACAATGTCATAGGGCAATCGCTGGCCTTCGATTATATGCGAAACAATTGGATAAAGATGAAAAGCTA CTTCGGTTCTGCGATGTCCAATCTAAACATTATACTCAAGTATTCCACCAAACGGTTCAACACCGAGTCCGAGCTACTAGAG CTAAAGGAGTTTGCCGAAACCCATCTAAAAGATAGTGGACGCACGATACAGCAGTCGGTCGAGCGAACGGAGGCCAACATCGAATG TTACCTGCGATCCGTATACTCGGACTATTGTCACGTTGTGCAAGTTCTCAACGCCGATACCGTCTGCCTCGGGGTGTTGGTTAATGAGTACTACATTCTCACCACCGCCGGTTGCGTCCCGGATGATTGGAAGCTTGTGCACGTGCAGCTAGTATCCGGTTGGAATATTTCCATTGTCGAGCGATTGGAGTACCAGGACTACAAGACGCTGAATATAACGAAAGATAAGGCACCCGTTTTGTTACGCATCAATGGTACCACCAG CCTCCCGTACGACAACACGGCAGCCTGTTTGTGGCCCCAGACCAACCTGGTCTCCTATGCCAAAGTGCAGGAAGTTGCTTTCG ACCCAACGCTAAGCAAAATGATCCAGAACACGACCATATGCTCGACCGCGAAGCAGGAAGTTTGTTTGGGAAAAACATTCACGGAATGGTGTCATCGG AaaccatcgagcagcatccTACAGATACGGGACCTGGACAAGTACTCGATGCACCCGATGTTGGTGGGACTGTTTTGcgacgagcaacagcaactggtACCGGTGGCTAGTTACGCAGGCTGGATTCGGGATGTCATTTCCAGTGACCGGATCCTCTTTAACATGCCGAATCGCGGTCTGGGTGAAAAGTGTATCACCAGCAAAGATAAGGAAGGCGTCTGTCTGCGACTCGAATCGTGCCCCCGATTCTTTGCTGGGCTCaagagaaaaacacaaaacataacaTCGATCGAGCAGTGCGGTTTCGATGGTTCGGATGTGCTACACTGCTGCCCTAACGAGGATCTGCTCAAATCGGAGAGCAACCGACCGAAGCTGGACGCCATCGTGCAGGAGGTGGAGCACTGTCACGAGCTGTACGATGTGTACCGGAGGACgaccaaggagcagcagctccattcGCAGCTTGCACTCATACGAAACGAAGCCGATAAGGTCATCTGTACCGGTACGCTTATCAGCCGAAAGTTCGTACTGACAGCCGCTCAGTGTGTTCTGCA GATCAAAGCGGTGAAGAGCACGGTTAAGATTGGTGTGACCGCCACTTACGATCAGGTGATCCAGGTGCGTAAAGTGGCATCAATCGTGGTTCATCCGCTATTTGAACCTCAGTCGACTCACTACAATGTAGCCATCCTCGAGCTGGATACACCGATCCTGGTGACGGAGTACAGTGTGCCGGCCTGCATGTGGCCGGAATCAGAACGCATGCCAACGAAGCTTACCTCGACTGGGTACGATGCAACCGCCAATGCTGTCACAGTTAACGTTGTGAATCCGCTGTACTATATGAACTGTCGCTTGAAGTACTATCGCAATCTGACCCTTACGGAGACCTGCGTGCTGCCTGATACGGACGGGAGCTTCTGCGGCGATGAACCGTCGGCTTGTTCAGAGTCCGGCACGGGCATGTATAGCACCGTGTACATGAACTATGATTGGAGACCGGTCACATACGTTGTTGGCGTGTATAGCAACGGAGCCCAATGCGCCCAAGATGGACCGGCCATTTACACTCGGGTTAGCGAGTACTTTGCGTGGATCAAGAGTGAACTATACAGAATCTCACAAGATGCCTAA